The Chloroflexota bacterium genome includes a region encoding these proteins:
- a CDS encoding PQQ-dependent sugar dehydrogenase — MRISPLLSLLFVLFLVTYPTTTDSPLAPDLSTAFAQTSCPTGQYRAEYFNNPSLSGSPALVRCESRINYRWGTDAPASGIPADNFSVRWSGKFRFDAGTYVFSATVDDGIRFWLDGIKTLEEWRSQSRSFSRQRDLTAGEHEITIEYYEGSASATAIFGWEKVGGLPSDPDPTATRTPTPKSAATATPVPSSTPTRTATSVPPTATSASGCPTNQYRALYYNNTSLSGTPKLSRCESGPIAYRWGTNAPASGIGADNFSVRWSGTHDFDAGTYTFRVFSDDGVRLRVDGVTILDQWKSQAAGWEIQRTLTDGPHQIEVDYYEGAAGATIEVGWTRSTAGSTATPGATATRTPTPKSAATSTPVPTATSSSSCPLGQYRAEFFANTTLSGTPVAARCEAAPISSDWQYGAPFSSLPVDSFSVRYVGRFKFPISGDYTFTANVDDGVRVWLNGTLLIDNSANRPGTYTAVRSFPPGVVAEEHELKVEFVEKGGGAKISFNWAQGSTAPTPTPTTTGSAPPPTCSTSVGSITVPSGFCLHDFATGLTAVRFMTYSPDGELYASLPSQGRIVRLPDANKDGVADGVYTFASGLNKPHGLVFHNGYLYVAETNSVTRVRDTNGDKVSDQTQRLAALPGDSVHWSRTIIVGSDGKLYVSIGSSCDACVETDARRATVMQFNADGTGGRVYSEGLRNAVGLARHPSTGQIWASGNERDGMGDNFPAEILSRLIDGADYGWPRCANGTTPDTRFTGGCGGVTPPVMTFQAHSAPLGIAFYTGTRFPSTYQGNLFMAFHGSWNRTDPTGYKIVRVPFSNGQPTGQVFDFATGWLRGDDTVLGRPVDVVTAPDGGLMVSDDRANRIYRIVYGTP; from the coding sequence ATGCGCATCAGTCCGTTGCTGTCCCTGTTGTTCGTGCTTTTTCTGGTAACGTATCCCACAACCACCGATTCGCCGCTTGCGCCTGACCTTTCGACCGCCTTCGCGCAGACCAGCTGCCCGACCGGGCAGTACCGTGCCGAGTACTTCAACAACCCGTCGTTGAGCGGCTCGCCGGCCCTCGTGCGGTGTGAGTCGCGCATCAACTACCGCTGGGGTACGGATGCCCCAGCCAGCGGCATCCCCGCTGACAACTTCTCCGTTCGCTGGTCCGGCAAGTTTCGCTTCGATGCCGGCACCTACGTCTTTTCGGCGACGGTTGACGATGGCATTCGCTTCTGGCTTGACGGCATCAAGACGCTTGAAGAGTGGCGGAGCCAGTCGCGAAGCTTCTCCCGCCAGCGCGATCTGACGGCCGGCGAGCATGAGATCACCATCGAGTATTACGAGGGGAGTGCGTCGGCTACGGCTATCTTCGGCTGGGAGAAGGTCGGCGGCTTGCCGAGCGACCCGGACCCCACGGCGACCCGGACCCCAACGCCGAAGTCGGCGGCCACCGCGACGCCCGTCCCCAGCAGCACGCCGACGCGGACCGCCACGTCCGTGCCGCCTACGGCAACCTCTGCCAGCGGCTGCCCGACAAACCAGTACCGTGCGCTCTACTACAACAACACCTCGCTGAGCGGAACGCCGAAGCTGAGCCGCTGTGAGTCTGGCCCGATCGCGTACCGCTGGGGTACGAACGCGCCAGCGAGCGGTATCGGCGCGGACAACTTCTCGGTGCGCTGGTCTGGCACGCACGATTTCGATGCCGGCACGTACACGTTCCGCGTCTTCTCAGATGACGGCGTGCGGCTGCGCGTGGATGGCGTGACGATCCTCGACCAGTGGAAGTCGCAGGCGGCGGGCTGGGAGATCCAGCGGACGCTGACGGACGGCCCGCACCAGATCGAGGTTGACTATTACGAGGGGGCCGCCGGAGCCACCATCGAGGTCGGCTGGACGCGCTCGACGGCCGGCAGCACCGCCACGCCTGGCGCCACGGCGACCCGGACGCCAACGCCGAAGTCGGCGGCCACCTCGACGCCTGTCCCGACCGCGACCTCGTCGTCCAGCTGTCCGCTGGGGCAGTATCGCGCTGAGTTCTTCGCGAACACTACGCTCAGCGGGACGCCTGTGGCCGCGCGCTGCGAGGCCGCCCCGATCTCATCTGACTGGCAGTATGGCGCGCCGTTCTCGTCGCTGCCGGTCGACAGCTTCTCGGTGCGCTACGTCGGCCGGTTCAAGTTCCCCATCAGCGGTGACTACACCTTCACCGCGAACGTGGACGACGGCGTCCGTGTCTGGCTGAACGGCACGCTGCTGATCGACAACTCGGCGAACCGGCCGGGCACGTACACGGCTGTGCGCTCGTTCCCGCCGGGGGTGGTCGCCGAAGAGCATGAGCTGAAGGTGGAGTTCGTCGAGAAGGGCGGCGGCGCGAAGATCTCCTTCAACTGGGCGCAGGGCTCGACCGCCCCGACGCCGACGCCGACCACGACGGGCTCGGCCCCGCCGCCGACCTGCTCGACGAGCGTCGGCTCCATCACGGTGCCGTCTGGCTTCTGCCTGCACGATTTTGCGACCGGGCTGACCGCCGTCCGCTTCATGACCTACAGCCCAGACGGCGAGTTGTACGCCTCGCTGCCGAGCCAGGGGCGCATCGTGCGGCTGCCGGATGCGAACAAGGACGGTGTGGCAGACGGCGTCTACACGTTCGCCAGCGGCCTGAACAAGCCGCACGGGCTGGTCTTCCACAACGGCTACCTGTACGTGGCGGAGACGAACTCCGTCACCCGGGTGCGGGATACCAACGGCGACAAGGTCAGCGATCAGACCCAGCGGCTGGCCGCGCTGCCCGGCGACTCGGTCCACTGGTCGCGGACGATCATCGTCGGGTCGGACGGCAAGCTGTACGTCTCGATTGGCTCATCGTGTGATGCCTGCGTCGAGACCGACGCTCGCCGCGCGACGGTGATGCAGTTCAACGCCGACGGCACCGGCGGCCGAGTCTACTCCGAGGGGCTGCGCAACGCGGTTGGCCTGGCCCGACATCCGTCCACGGGCCAGATCTGGGCCAGCGGCAACGAGCGCGACGGCATGGGCGACAACTTCCCGGCCGAGATCCTGTCCCGCCTGATCGACGGGGCCGACTACGGCTGGCCGCGCTGCGCCAACGGCACGACGCCTGACACCCGCTTCACCGGCGGTTGCGGCGGCGTGACCCCGCCCGTGATGACGTTCCAGGCACACTCGGCTCCGCTGGGCATCGCGTTCTACACCGGTACGCGGTTCCCCTCGACGTACCAGGGCAACCTGTTCATGGCGTTCCACGGCTCGTGGAACCGCACCGATCCGACCGGGTACAAGATCGTGCGGGTGCCGTTCTCGAACGGCCAGCCGACGGGGCAGGTATTCGACTTCGCGACGGGCTGGCTCCGCGGCGACGACACGGTGCTCGGACGGCCGGTCGACGTGGTGACGGCCCCGGACGGCGGCCTGATGGTCTCCGACGACCGGGCGAACCGCATCTACCGGATCGTGTACGGGACGCCGTAG
- a CDS encoding mandelate racemase/muconate lactonizing enzyme family protein gives MKITRVRVFEVEGEERSGMAIYEIARQGLQANEAGPFRQVYTQIETDEGITGLSSGGTVETLALGQLLIGEDPVRVEYLWEKLYQNAYHRLRMANLAVLDLCLWDIIGKAKNEPVYRLLGGPTRDRVRAYAGMLGFSTDPERAAARSQEFVAQGFTALKWYVPANEREGKDGLRRNVALVKAVREAVGPDIDIMVDCLLSDPKPNSILYTIDLARRLEEFRPTWLEEPLNFDDLDAHAKLARSTSIPIAFGEHFYTRWQIRVIIESGAATVLQPDPNAAGGITEMRKIAALASTYGMPVVPHANESCRNNLHFLFANTERTCPLGEWGGKINVNVQHFYRDWYAPKNGYFELPAGPGFGYELDESKVKRRTEIA, from the coding sequence ATGAAGATCACACGGGTCAGAGTGTTCGAGGTCGAGGGCGAGGAGCGCTCCGGCATGGCGATCTACGAGATCGCGCGGCAGGGGCTCCAGGCGAACGAGGCCGGGCCGTTCCGGCAGGTCTACACCCAGATCGAGACAGACGAGGGCATCACCGGCCTGAGCAGCGGCGGCACGGTCGAGACGCTGGCGCTCGGGCAACTGCTGATCGGCGAAGACCCGGTGCGCGTCGAGTACCTCTGGGAGAAGCTGTACCAGAACGCCTACCATCGGCTGCGGATGGCGAATCTGGCGGTGCTGGACCTCTGCCTGTGGGACATCATCGGCAAGGCCAAGAACGAGCCGGTCTATCGGCTGCTGGGCGGCCCGACGCGGGACCGGGTCCGCGCCTACGCTGGCATGCTCGGCTTCTCGACGGACCCCGAGCGGGCGGCGGCGCGCTCGCAGGAGTTCGTGGCGCAGGGGTTCACGGCGCTGAAGTGGTACGTGCCGGCCAACGAGCGCGAGGGCAAGGACGGCCTGCGCCGCAACGTGGCGCTCGTCAAGGCCGTGCGCGAGGCTGTCGGGCCGGACATCGACATCATGGTGGACTGCCTGCTCTCCGACCCGAAGCCGAACTCGATCCTCTACACGATCGACCTCGCGCGGCGGCTGGAGGAGTTCCGCCCGACCTGGCTGGAGGAGCCGCTCAACTTCGACGATCTGGACGCGCACGCCAAGCTGGCCCGCTCGACCAGCATCCCGATTGCGTTCGGGGAGCACTTCTACACCCGCTGGCAGATCCGGGTCATCATCGAGAGCGGCGCGGCGACGGTCCTCCAGCCGGACCCGAACGCGGCGGGCGGCATCACCGAGATGCGGAAGATCGCGGCGCTGGCGTCAACCTACGGGATGCCGGTGGTACCGCACGCCAACGAGTCGTGTCGGAACAACCTGCACTTCCTGTTCGCCAACACCGAGCGGACCTGTCCGCTGGGCGAGTGGGGCGGCAAGATCAACGTCAACGTCCAGCACTTCTACCGCGACTGGTACGCCCCGAAGAACGGCTACTTCGAGCTGCCGGCCGGCCCGGGCTTCGGCTACGAGCTGGACGAGTCGAAGGTCAAGCGCCGCACCGAGATCGCCTGA
- a CDS encoding MBL fold metallo-hydrolase: MARIYILGAGTPTPTAERFGSSYVVNVGDEYLMFDCGPAATHKLVKAGLWPTKIDYLFFTHHHFDHDVDYPCFLLCRWDQAAGKANELQVFGPPPTTEFTRRILDKEVGAFAHDWIARVNAPTSQQVYVNRGGVLPRLPPSVATFDIGPGLVYQQDAWKVTAAPAEHVQPWLDSLAYRLDTPEGSVVFTGDTQPCETVIELARGADVMLCMCWDNQEIMNTNGENVGQCGTTGAAEMAQAAGVKKLVLSHMGPHLSQHGPLEKGIGDVRAIFGGEILFAEELLSFDL; this comes from the coding sequence ATGGCACGAATCTACATCCTCGGCGCTGGCACCCCCACCCCGACCGCCGAGCGGTTCGGCTCGTCGTACGTCGTCAACGTGGGCGACGAGTACTTGATGTTCGACTGCGGCCCTGCAGCCACCCACAAGCTCGTCAAGGCCGGCCTCTGGCCCACGAAGATCGACTACCTCTTCTTCACGCACCACCACTTCGACCACGATGTAGACTATCCGTGCTTCCTGCTGTGTCGCTGGGACCAGGCGGCCGGCAAGGCGAACGAATTGCAGGTGTTCGGGCCGCCACCCACCACCGAGTTCACCCGCCGGATCCTGGACAAGGAGGTCGGGGCGTTCGCCCATGACTGGATCGCGCGGGTGAACGCCCCGACCAGCCAGCAGGTCTACGTCAACCGAGGCGGCGTGCTGCCCCGGCTGCCCCCGTCAGTCGCTACCTTCGACATCGGCCCCGGGCTGGTGTACCAGCAGGACGCCTGGAAGGTAACGGCCGCCCCGGCCGAGCACGTCCAGCCCTGGCTCGACTCGCTGGCCTACCGCCTGGACACGCCCGAGGGCAGCGTCGTGTTCACCGGCGACACCCAGCCCTGCGAGACGGTCATCGAGCTGGCGCGGGGCGCGGACGTGATGCTCTGCATGTGTTGGGACAACCAGGAGATCATGAACACGAACGGCGAGAACGTCGGGCAGTGCGGCACGACGGGCGCGGCCGAGATGGCTCAGGCGGCCGGCGTCAAGAAGCTGGTCCTGTCCCACATGGGGCCGCACCTCTCGCAGCACGGCCCGCTGGAGAAGGGTATCGGGGACGTCCGTGCGATCTTCGGCGGCGAGATCCTGTTCGCCGAAGAATTGCTGTCGTTCGACCTGTAG